The genomic window ACGACCACCCTCGCGGGCGGCATACAACACCATGCTCGCGTTGGGCGCGAAGCTCGGCGACTCGTCCAGCGACCCCGGCGACAGCGTGCTCCAGCGCGGCGAGCCCAGCGAGCTGTCCATCATCGCGATCTTGTAGCTGTTGCCCGACCCCTGCGCAACGGCGATCTTCTTGCCATCGTAGGACACCGAGGGCTTGGCGTTGTAGTTACCCTGGAAGGTGACGCGCTCGGCGCTGCCGCCGCCGGCACCGACCTTGTAGACCTGCGGCCGGCCGCCGCGGTCGGAGGTGAAGTACACCGCGCTGCCATCGGCGGCCCAGGTCGGCTCGGTATCGATGGCGAAGTGGTTGGTCAGCTGGGTCAGCTGCTTGCTGCCCAGGTCCATCACGTAGATTTCCGGGTTGCCCGAACGCGACAGGGTCAGGGCCAGCTTGCGGCCGTCCGGCGAGAACGCCGGGGCGCTGTTGATGCCGCGGAAGCTGGTGACCAGTTCACGGGCACCGGTGCCGATGTTCTGGATGTAGATGGCGGAATTGCCACGCTCGAAGCTGACGTAGGCCAGCTTGCTGCCATCGGGGCTCCACGACGGCGACAGCAGCGGCTCGGCCGAACGCACGATGGTCTGCGGGTTGAAGCCGTCCGAATCGGCGACCATCAGCGCATAGCGCATGGCGTCGCCCTTGCCGCTGGCGGTGACGTAGGCGATGCGGGTCCAGAACGCGCCGCGCACGCCGGTGATCTTTTCGTAGATGGCATCGGCCATCTGGTGGGCGACATCGCGCATGGCATTGCCACGGGCGGTCATCGCCAGGCCGAGCAGGCGCTCGCCCTTGGGCACGTCGAACAGTTCGTACTCGACGCGGTAGGCCCCGGCGCCGGCGTCCATCACCCGCCCGACGACGATGTAGTTCTGCTTCAGCGCCCGCCAGGTAGCGAACTGGATGTCGCCGCCGCGGGTCGGCTTCTCCACGATCTGCGCTTCTGGCAGCGTGCGGAACTGGCCCGAGCGCTCAAGGTCGGCGCGGACCACGCTGGCCACGTCGGTCTGCGGGGCGCCAGCCGCGCCCTGGTAGGGCATCGGCACGATGGTGATCGGCAGGGCGGAGGCATTGCCGCCGATGATGTCGATATCCAGTCCCTTCTGCTGCGCGGCGGCAGCGAAAGGCAACAGGAGGGCCGCAAATACGGCAAGCCAGCGAGGCATCTTCTTCATGGAGCGCTCAATAGGGGGAACCGGAACGAGGGATAACAAAACGGGAGTGAACCGCTTCGCAATCATGAACCAAGGGTACGTGAATTCCGGGTCAGTGCCAGCCCGTCCTCTCACGCATCGTTAACGTCGTGGCCAACTTCGCATCCGCCTGCCCGGGGTCACGCCGCCCCGCAGGGCGGTGTTGGGCAGCTGCCGACAGCCTGCCCGGCCGAAACCGGGCCTGCCAGAGGCAAGTGCGTCATCTGCAGGCGCAGGTGGACCAGCACGGTCCACCTGCCCCGCCCTGTCCCGCCTCAGCGATCCTGGGCGGTGAAGGTGAAGTTGAGCGTGCGCGCGAACACCGATTCGAACCCGCGGTACGGCAGCGGCTGCGCGTTGAGCACGGCGGCCTCGATCGACCGCCTGCCGGCCTCGTCGTACGGGCAGTTCGGGCTGACCTTGGCCTGCATCACCGTGCCACCCGGGATCTGGGTGATGGTGATCTGGCAGCGCTGGCCCAGCGGCACCGTATCCGGGCGCACCCATTGCGACAGCACCTTGGCCTGGATCGCAGCGGCGTACTTGGCCGAAAGATCATCGCTGTTGCCCCCACCTCCGGCCGCCGGCTGCGACGCACCGCTGGCGCCGGCGGCCGCACTGCCGGCGGCATTGCGCGCGGCGGCGACCTGGCGCAGCTTCTGTTCGGCCAGCTTGGCTTCCTTCTCCGCCTGCTCGCGGCGGGCCCGGATCTCGGCGATCTTCTTCTGCTTCTCGGCCTCGGCCTTGTCGGCGGCCACGCGCTCCTGCTCGGCCTGCTTCTTCTTTGCGTCCGCTTCCTGCTGCTTGGCCAGGCGCAGCTTCTGCTCGGCTTCTTCCTGGCGTTTGCGTTCGGTCAGGTCGATCTGCTCCTGGCGGCGCTTGGCTTCCTGTTCCTGCTTGGCCTTCTCCTGCGAGATGGCCAGCGCGCTCACCGCTTCCTGGTCCTTGCTGTCCGGCTGCGCGACACGCTCCTGCGCCTGTTGCTGCTGCGGCGTGGGGGCGTCCTGCGGGCGCGGCTCGAGAATCGGCTGCGGCGGCGGGATGGTGTCTTCGGGCACCGGAATCGGCTCGGCGACCGGCGGCGGCAGGTCTTCCAGTTTTTCCGACTGGCGCAGGGCCTGGCGCGCGGCGGACGCCTCGGACGCGGACAGCGCCAGGCTGGCCTCGACCGACGGGTCGCCGGCGGCGGCATCGGTGTTGCGCTCGGGCGACCAGAACCAGGCCACGATGAAGACCAGCGCGACCAGCAGGTGCACCAGCAACGCCAGCGCCAGGGGCAGGCCCCAGCCCGGCTCGCGCTGCTGCGAAGGTGGCAGGGCGTCAGCGTGCATCGGTGGCCAGGCCTACCTTGTCTACCTTGGCGCGCTTGATCACATCCATCGCGGCGATGACCTTTTCGTAGGCCACGGCACGGTCGGCGGCAACGATCACGCGCACGCCCTTGTCCTGGGCGGCGATGCCGGCCAGGCGGCCTTCCAGTTCCTCGGCCGACACGGCGGTCGGTTCCTTGGCGTCGGGCAGCTTCAGGCTCAGCTGTCCGTCCTGGCGCACCGAGACGATCACCGGGTCCTGCTTGCTCTCCAGCGCCTTGGCGTTGGACTGCGGCAGATCGACGTCGAAACTCAGGGTAAGCAGCGGCGCGGTGACCATGAAGATGATCAACAGCACCAGCATGACGTCGATATAGGGAACGACGTTGATTTCCGATTTCAGCTTGCGGCGCTTGCGGCGACCGATGGCAGCGGACATGGCTTGGACTCCCGGGTCAGGCGCTTACTCGTCGCCAGCGCTCTGGCGCTGCAGGATGGAGCTGAACTCTTCGGCGAAGGTCTCGAAACGGACCGACATGCGCTCCAC from Stenotrophomonas sp. 704A1 includes these protein-coding regions:
- the tolA gene encoding cell envelope integrity protein TolA, which encodes MHADALPPSQQREPGWGLPLALALLVHLLVALVFIVAWFWSPERNTDAAAGDPSVEASLALSASEASAARQALRQSEKLEDLPPPVAEPIPVPEDTIPPPQPILEPRPQDAPTPQQQQAQERVAQPDSKDQEAVSALAISQEKAKQEQEAKRRQEQIDLTERKRQEEAEQKLRLAKQQEADAKKKQAEQERVAADKAEAEKQKKIAEIRARREQAEKEAKLAEQKLRQVAAARNAAGSAAAGASGASQPAAGGGGNSDDLSAKYAAAIQAKVLSQWVRPDTVPLGQRCQITITQIPGGTVMQAKVSPNCPYDEAGRRSIEAAVLNAQPLPYRGFESVFARTLNFTFTAQDR
- the tolR gene encoding protein TolR: MSAAIGRRKRRKLKSEINVVPYIDVMLVLLIIFMVTAPLLTLSFDVDLPQSNAKALESKQDPVIVSVRQDGQLSLKLPDAKEPTAVSAEELEGRLAGIAAQDKGVRVIVAADRAVAYEKVIAAMDVIKRAKVDKVGLATDAR
- the tolB gene encoding Tol-Pal system beta propeller repeat protein TolB codes for the protein MKKMPRWLAVFAALLLPFAAAAQQKGLDIDIIGGNASALPITIVPMPYQGAAGAPQTDVASVVRADLERSGQFRTLPEAQIVEKPTRGGDIQFATWRALKQNYIVVGRVMDAGAGAYRVEYELFDVPKGERLLGLAMTARGNAMRDVAHQMADAIYEKITGVRGAFWTRIAYVTASGKGDAMRYALMVADSDGFNPQTIVRSAEPLLSPSWSPDGSKLAYVSFERGNSAIYIQNIGTGARELVTSFRGINSAPAFSPDGRKLALTLSRSGNPEIYVMDLGSKQLTQLTNHFAIDTEPTWAADGSAVYFTSDRGGRPQVYKVGAGGGSAERVTFQGNYNAKPSVSYDGKKIAVAQGSGNSYKIAMMDSSLGSPRWSTLSPGSLDESPSFAPNASMVLYAAREGGRGVLYAVSADARVRQRLVLADGDVREPAWSPYRTQR